In one Takifugu flavidus isolate HTHZ2018 chromosome 9, ASM371156v2, whole genome shotgun sequence genomic region, the following are encoded:
- the mcm7 gene encoding DNA replication licensing factor MCM7 isoform X3, with amino-acid sequence MIEQRGRDPAETRDPRNQYPPELMRRFELYFKPPTTTKPKVVRDVKADTIGKLVSVRGIVTRATEVKPMMAVATYTCDQCGAETYQPIQSPSFMPLIMCPSQECVTNKSGGRLYLQTRGSKFIKFQELRIQEHSDQVPVGNIPRSMSVYARGENTRLAQPGDHVAITGVFLPLLRTGFRQAVQGLLSETYLEAHSITLMNKTEDDELGSEELSDEELRSITEEGFYEKLAGSIAPEIYGHEDVKKALLLLLVGGVEQAPKGMKIRGNINICLMGDPGVAKSQLLSYIDRLAPRSQYTTGRGSSGVGLTAAVMRDPVTGEMTLEGGALVLADQGICCIDEFDKMADADRTAIHEVMEQQTISIAKAGIMTSLNARCSILAAANPAYGRYNPRKSIEQNIQLPAALLSRFDLLWLIQDKPDADSDLRLAQHITYVHQHCRQPPTHFTPIDMKLMRRYISLCKRKQPVVPESLADYITAAYVEMRKEARVSKDTTFTSARTLLSILRLSTALARLRMLEVVEKEDVNEAMRLMEMSKDSLQADKSSTTRTQRPSDVIFSLVRELATEGVAGRTGAGGVVRMAEAEQRCVSRGFTPAQFEEALEEYEELNVWQINQARSRITFV; translated from the exons ATGATTGAACAAAGGGGCCGGGACCCGGCAGAAACTAGAGACCCCCGTAACCAATACCCACCTGAACTCATGAGGAGATT TGAGCTCTACTTCAAACCTCCCACCACCACTAAACCCAAAGTGGTGCGTGATGTCAAAGCCGACACCATCGGGAAACTGGTGAGCGTCCGTGGAATAGTGACCCGCGCCACTGAGGTCAAGCCCATGATGGCAGTGGCTACTTACACGTGTGATCAGTGTGGCGCCGAGACGTATCAACCG ATCCAGTCTCCCTCCTTCATGCCGCTCATCATGTGCCCCAGCCAGGAGTGTGTTACCAACAAATCTGGAGGTCGACTCTACCTGCAGACCAGAGGGTCCAAATTTATCAAGTTCCAGGAGTTGCGCATTCAGGAGCAT AGTGATCAGGTACCAGTCGGTAACATCCCCAGAAGCATGTCGGTGTACGCTCGTGGAGAAAATACACGTCTTGCCCAACCAGGAGACCATGTAGCCATCACCGgcgtcttcctccctcttctgcgAACAGGCTTCAGACAGGCAGTGCAG GGTCTTTTGTCAGAAACCTACCTGGAAGCCCACAGCATCACGCTCATGAACAAAACGGAGGATGACGAGCTCGGCAGTGAGGAACTGAGCGACGAAGAGCTGCGCAGCATCACGG AGGAAGGTTTCTATGAGAAACTCGCAGGCTCAATAGCACCAGAGATATACGGACACGAGGATGTCAAAAAGGCTCTTCTCCTGCTGTTGGTCGGGGGGGTAGAACAGGCACCTAAAGGCATGAAAATCAGAG GGAACATTAACATCTGCCTGATGGGAGATCCAGGGGTTGCCAAGTCTCAGCTGTTGTCCTACATTGACCGTCTGGCTCCTCGAA GCCAGTACACAACAGGTCGTGGTTCATCTGGGGTTGGTCTAACTGCCGCCGTGATGCGAGATCCTGTGACTGGAGAGATGACCCTGGAAGGGGGAGCCTTGGTGCTGGCTGATCAGGGTATCTGCTGCATTGATGAGTTTGATAAGATGGCGGACGCAGACCGCACAGCCATCCACGAGGTCATGGAACAACAGACCATCTCTATCGCCAAG GCCGGTATCATGACCTCGCTGAACGCCCGCTGCTCCATTCTAGCAGCCGCTAATCCTGCATATGGCCGCTACAATCCCCGGAAGAGCATCGAGCAGAACATTCAGCttccagctgctctgctgtcccGTTTCGACCTGCTCTGGCTGATTCAAGACAAGCCAGATGCTGACAGCGACCTGCGCCTGGCCCAGCACATCACTTACGTGCACCAGCATTGCCGCCAGCCCCCCACACACTTCACGCCCATTGATATGAAATTGATGAG GCGCTACATTTCCCTGTGCAAAAGGAAGCAGCCGGTGGTCCCAGAATCACTGGCCGATTACATCACTGCAGCTTATGTTGAGATGAGGAAAGAGGCCCGAGTCAGCAAAGACACAACCTTCACTTCTGCCCGTACCCTCCTGTCCATCCTCCGCCTTTCAACAGCCCTG GCTCGTCTGCGCATGTTGGAGGTTGTTGAGAAGGAAGATGTCAACGAGGCCATGCGGCTAATGGAGATGTCCAAGGATTCCCTCCAAGCGGACAAGTCCAGTACCACCAG GACTCAGAGGCCATCTGATGTTATCTTCTCTCTGGTGCGCGAGCTCGCCACAGAGGGCGTGGCAGGCCGCACCGGAGCTGGTGGAGTGGTGCGTATGGCTGAAGCAGAGCAGCGCTGCGTCTCTCGGGGCTTCACCCCCGCCCAGTTCGAGGAGGCCTTGGAAGAGTACGAGGAGCTGAACGTGTGGCAGATCAACCAGGCCCGCAGCCGCATCACTTTTGTTTGA
- the mcm7 gene encoding DNA replication licensing factor MCM7 isoform X2, with protein MQFFSRSVKREKCKRFLQEFYTEDDNGKKVFKYGVQLVALAHREQVSLFVELDDVSEEDPELVESICENAKRYTALFADAVHELLPEYKEKDTVAKDSLDVYIEHRLMIEQRGRDPAETRDPRNQYPPELMRRFELYFKPPTTTKPKVVRDVKADTIGKLVSVRGIVTRATEVKPMMAVATYTCDQCGAETYQPIQSPSFMPLIMCPSQECVTNKSGGRLYLQTRGSKFIKFQELRIQEHSDQVPVGNIPRSMSVYARGENTRLAQPGDHVAITGVFLPLLRTGFRQAVQGLLSETYLEAHSITLMNKTEDDELGSEELSDEELRSITEEGFYEKLAGSIAPEIYGHEDVKKALLLLLVGGVEQAPKGMKIRGNINICLMGDPGVAKSQLLSYIDRLAPRSQYTTGRGSSGVGLTAAVMRDPVTGEMTLEGGALVLADQGICCIDEFDKMADADRTAIHEVMEQQTISIAKAGIMTSLNARCSILAAANPAYGRYNPRKSIEQNIQLPAALLSRFDLLWLIQDKPDADSDLRLAQHITYVHQHCRQPPTHFTPIDMKLMRRYISLCKRKQPVVPESLADYITAAYVEMRKEARVSKDTTFTSARTLLSILRLSTALARLRMLEVVEKEDVNEAMRLMEMSKDSLQADKSSTTRTQRPSDVIFSLVRELATEGVAGRTGAGGVVRMAEAEQRCVSRGFTPAQFEEALEEYEELNVWQINQARSRITFV; from the exons ATGCAGTTTTTCAGTCGTAGCGTCAAACGAG AAAAGTGCaaaaggttcctgcaggagTTTTACACAGAGGATGATAATGGGAAGAAGGTTTTTAAATATGGAGTTCAACTC GTGGCGCTGGCTCACAGGGAGCAGGTGTCTCTCTTTGTGGAGCTGGACGATGTCTCCGAGGAGGACCCGGAGCTGGTGGAGAGCATCTGTGAGAATGCCAAGCGCTACACAGCCTTATTTGCTGATGCCGTCCACGAGCTGCTGCCAGAGtataaagaaaaagat ACTGTGGCCAAAGATTCTTTGGACGTGTACATTGAGCACAGGCTGATGATTGAACAAAGGGGCCGGGACCCGGCAGAAACTAGAGACCCCCGTAACCAATACCCACCTGAACTCATGAGGAGATT TGAGCTCTACTTCAAACCTCCCACCACCACTAAACCCAAAGTGGTGCGTGATGTCAAAGCCGACACCATCGGGAAACTGGTGAGCGTCCGTGGAATAGTGACCCGCGCCACTGAGGTCAAGCCCATGATGGCAGTGGCTACTTACACGTGTGATCAGTGTGGCGCCGAGACGTATCAACCG ATCCAGTCTCCCTCCTTCATGCCGCTCATCATGTGCCCCAGCCAGGAGTGTGTTACCAACAAATCTGGAGGTCGACTCTACCTGCAGACCAGAGGGTCCAAATTTATCAAGTTCCAGGAGTTGCGCATTCAGGAGCAT AGTGATCAGGTACCAGTCGGTAACATCCCCAGAAGCATGTCGGTGTACGCTCGTGGAGAAAATACACGTCTTGCCCAACCAGGAGACCATGTAGCCATCACCGgcgtcttcctccctcttctgcgAACAGGCTTCAGACAGGCAGTGCAG GGTCTTTTGTCAGAAACCTACCTGGAAGCCCACAGCATCACGCTCATGAACAAAACGGAGGATGACGAGCTCGGCAGTGAGGAACTGAGCGACGAAGAGCTGCGCAGCATCACGG AGGAAGGTTTCTATGAGAAACTCGCAGGCTCAATAGCACCAGAGATATACGGACACGAGGATGTCAAAAAGGCTCTTCTCCTGCTGTTGGTCGGGGGGGTAGAACAGGCACCTAAAGGCATGAAAATCAGAG GGAACATTAACATCTGCCTGATGGGAGATCCAGGGGTTGCCAAGTCTCAGCTGTTGTCCTACATTGACCGTCTGGCTCCTCGAA GCCAGTACACAACAGGTCGTGGTTCATCTGGGGTTGGTCTAACTGCCGCCGTGATGCGAGATCCTGTGACTGGAGAGATGACCCTGGAAGGGGGAGCCTTGGTGCTGGCTGATCAGGGTATCTGCTGCATTGATGAGTTTGATAAGATGGCGGACGCAGACCGCACAGCCATCCACGAGGTCATGGAACAACAGACCATCTCTATCGCCAAG GCCGGTATCATGACCTCGCTGAACGCCCGCTGCTCCATTCTAGCAGCCGCTAATCCTGCATATGGCCGCTACAATCCCCGGAAGAGCATCGAGCAGAACATTCAGCttccagctgctctgctgtcccGTTTCGACCTGCTCTGGCTGATTCAAGACAAGCCAGATGCTGACAGCGACCTGCGCCTGGCCCAGCACATCACTTACGTGCACCAGCATTGCCGCCAGCCCCCCACACACTTCACGCCCATTGATATGAAATTGATGAG GCGCTACATTTCCCTGTGCAAAAGGAAGCAGCCGGTGGTCCCAGAATCACTGGCCGATTACATCACTGCAGCTTATGTTGAGATGAGGAAAGAGGCCCGAGTCAGCAAAGACACAACCTTCACTTCTGCCCGTACCCTCCTGTCCATCCTCCGCCTTTCAACAGCCCTG GCTCGTCTGCGCATGTTGGAGGTTGTTGAGAAGGAAGATGTCAACGAGGCCATGCGGCTAATGGAGATGTCCAAGGATTCCCTCCAAGCGGACAAGTCCAGTACCACCAG GACTCAGAGGCCATCTGATGTTATCTTCTCTCTGGTGCGCGAGCTCGCCACAGAGGGCGTGGCAGGCCGCACCGGAGCTGGTGGAGTGGTGCGTATGGCTGAAGCAGAGCAGCGCTGCGTCTCTCGGGGCTTCACCCCCGCCCAGTTCGAGGAGGCCTTGGAAGAGTACGAGGAGCTGAACGTGTGGCAGATCAACCAGGCCCGCAGCCGCATCACTTTTGTTTGA
- the mcm7 gene encoding DNA replication licensing factor MCM7 isoform X1, with amino-acid sequence MARKDYAAEKEKCKRFLQEFYTEDDNGKKVFKYGVQLVALAHREQVSLFVELDDVSEEDPELVESICENAKRYTALFADAVHELLPEYKEKDTVAKDSLDVYIEHRLMIEQRGRDPAETRDPRNQYPPELMRRFELYFKPPTTTKPKVVRDVKADTIGKLVSVRGIVTRATEVKPMMAVATYTCDQCGAETYQPIQSPSFMPLIMCPSQECVTNKSGGRLYLQTRGSKFIKFQELRIQEHSDQVPVGNIPRSMSVYARGENTRLAQPGDHVAITGVFLPLLRTGFRQAVQGLLSETYLEAHSITLMNKTEDDELGSEELSDEELRSITEEGFYEKLAGSIAPEIYGHEDVKKALLLLLVGGVEQAPKGMKIRGNINICLMGDPGVAKSQLLSYIDRLAPRSQYTTGRGSSGVGLTAAVMRDPVTGEMTLEGGALVLADQGICCIDEFDKMADADRTAIHEVMEQQTISIAKAGIMTSLNARCSILAAANPAYGRYNPRKSIEQNIQLPAALLSRFDLLWLIQDKPDADSDLRLAQHITYVHQHCRQPPTHFTPIDMKLMRRYISLCKRKQPVVPESLADYITAAYVEMRKEARVSKDTTFTSARTLLSILRLSTALARLRMLEVVEKEDVNEAMRLMEMSKDSLQADKSSTTRTQRPSDVIFSLVRELATEGVAGRTGAGGVVRMAEAEQRCVSRGFTPAQFEEALEEYEELNVWQINQARSRITFV; translated from the exons ATGGCTCGTAAGGATTATGCAGCAGAAAAAG AAAAGTGCaaaaggttcctgcaggagTTTTACACAGAGGATGATAATGGGAAGAAGGTTTTTAAATATGGAGTTCAACTC GTGGCGCTGGCTCACAGGGAGCAGGTGTCTCTCTTTGTGGAGCTGGACGATGTCTCCGAGGAGGACCCGGAGCTGGTGGAGAGCATCTGTGAGAATGCCAAGCGCTACACAGCCTTATTTGCTGATGCCGTCCACGAGCTGCTGCCAGAGtataaagaaaaagat ACTGTGGCCAAAGATTCTTTGGACGTGTACATTGAGCACAGGCTGATGATTGAACAAAGGGGCCGGGACCCGGCAGAAACTAGAGACCCCCGTAACCAATACCCACCTGAACTCATGAGGAGATT TGAGCTCTACTTCAAACCTCCCACCACCACTAAACCCAAAGTGGTGCGTGATGTCAAAGCCGACACCATCGGGAAACTGGTGAGCGTCCGTGGAATAGTGACCCGCGCCACTGAGGTCAAGCCCATGATGGCAGTGGCTACTTACACGTGTGATCAGTGTGGCGCCGAGACGTATCAACCG ATCCAGTCTCCCTCCTTCATGCCGCTCATCATGTGCCCCAGCCAGGAGTGTGTTACCAACAAATCTGGAGGTCGACTCTACCTGCAGACCAGAGGGTCCAAATTTATCAAGTTCCAGGAGTTGCGCATTCAGGAGCAT AGTGATCAGGTACCAGTCGGTAACATCCCCAGAAGCATGTCGGTGTACGCTCGTGGAGAAAATACACGTCTTGCCCAACCAGGAGACCATGTAGCCATCACCGgcgtcttcctccctcttctgcgAACAGGCTTCAGACAGGCAGTGCAG GGTCTTTTGTCAGAAACCTACCTGGAAGCCCACAGCATCACGCTCATGAACAAAACGGAGGATGACGAGCTCGGCAGTGAGGAACTGAGCGACGAAGAGCTGCGCAGCATCACGG AGGAAGGTTTCTATGAGAAACTCGCAGGCTCAATAGCACCAGAGATATACGGACACGAGGATGTCAAAAAGGCTCTTCTCCTGCTGTTGGTCGGGGGGGTAGAACAGGCACCTAAAGGCATGAAAATCAGAG GGAACATTAACATCTGCCTGATGGGAGATCCAGGGGTTGCCAAGTCTCAGCTGTTGTCCTACATTGACCGTCTGGCTCCTCGAA GCCAGTACACAACAGGTCGTGGTTCATCTGGGGTTGGTCTAACTGCCGCCGTGATGCGAGATCCTGTGACTGGAGAGATGACCCTGGAAGGGGGAGCCTTGGTGCTGGCTGATCAGGGTATCTGCTGCATTGATGAGTTTGATAAGATGGCGGACGCAGACCGCACAGCCATCCACGAGGTCATGGAACAACAGACCATCTCTATCGCCAAG GCCGGTATCATGACCTCGCTGAACGCCCGCTGCTCCATTCTAGCAGCCGCTAATCCTGCATATGGCCGCTACAATCCCCGGAAGAGCATCGAGCAGAACATTCAGCttccagctgctctgctgtcccGTTTCGACCTGCTCTGGCTGATTCAAGACAAGCCAGATGCTGACAGCGACCTGCGCCTGGCCCAGCACATCACTTACGTGCACCAGCATTGCCGCCAGCCCCCCACACACTTCACGCCCATTGATATGAAATTGATGAG GCGCTACATTTCCCTGTGCAAAAGGAAGCAGCCGGTGGTCCCAGAATCACTGGCCGATTACATCACTGCAGCTTATGTTGAGATGAGGAAAGAGGCCCGAGTCAGCAAAGACACAACCTTCACTTCTGCCCGTACCCTCCTGTCCATCCTCCGCCTTTCAACAGCCCTG GCTCGTCTGCGCATGTTGGAGGTTGTTGAGAAGGAAGATGTCAACGAGGCCATGCGGCTAATGGAGATGTCCAAGGATTCCCTCCAAGCGGACAAGTCCAGTACCACCAG GACTCAGAGGCCATCTGATGTTATCTTCTCTCTGGTGCGCGAGCTCGCCACAGAGGGCGTGGCAGGCCGCACCGGAGCTGGTGGAGTGGTGCGTATGGCTGAAGCAGAGCAGCGCTGCGTCTCTCGGGGCTTCACCCCCGCCCAGTTCGAGGAGGCCTTGGAAGAGTACGAGGAGCTGAACGTGTGGCAGATCAACCAGGCCCGCAGCCGCATCACTTTTGTTTGA